The Lampris incognitus isolate fLamInc1 chromosome 17, fLamInc1.hap2, whole genome shotgun sequence genome contains a region encoding:
- the LOC130127742 gene encoding transmembrane protein 150A-like, with protein sequence MSLWMILPVSLPVFTITGIWVVYAMALYNQHVCPVSNWLYNESCEEQLPLQRGPVLCCTLDNVPLISKCGTVPPESCFFSLICSTGSFMVMLIGLLRYAHVIEKHQNCVLNTAGLSTGWICAAGLIMVGNFQVDYAKVLHYVGAGVAFPTSMLFVCLQSALTYRLAKTQEEYRIGHLRLGMSLLALIALVLSGVFFCQESYALQHASAIFEWIFCMLIMLFYGTFVFEFGGMSGDTLMVLSRGGGVQSFSESDHKAEVAVRPNHHQPENLAML encoded by the exons ATGTCCTTGTGGATGATCCTTCCAGTCAGCCTACCTGTCTTCACCATCACTGGAATATGGGTTGT ATATGCGATGGCCCTGTACAACCAGCACGTCTGCCCTGTGAGCAACTG GCTTTATAATGAGTCATGTGAGGAGCAGCTTCCCTTGCAGAGGGGTCCTGTATTGTGCTGCACCCTGGATAATGTACCACTGATCAG TAAATGTGGGACCGTGCCACCTGAGAGTTGCTTCTTTAGTCTCATATGCAGCACTGGGTCCTTCATGG TGATGCTCATCGGCCTGCTGCGATATGCCCACGTCATAGAGAAGCACCAGAACTGCGTTCTCAACACTGCAGGCCTCTCCACAGGCTGGATCTGTGCTGCCGGACTTATCATGGTGGGAAACTTCCAG GTGGATTATGCCAAAGTCCTCCACTATGTTGGAGCCGGGGTGGCCTTTCCTACCAGTATGCTGTTTGTGTGTCTCCAGTCAGCCCTGACCTATAGACTGGCCAAGACCCAGGAAGAGTATCGAATAGGACACTTGCGTCTGGGGATGTCGCTGCTAGCACTTATTGCACTTGTGCTCA GTGGAGTTTTCTTTTGTCAGGAGAGCTATGCCTTGCAGCATGCTTCAGCCATATTTGAGTGGATCTTTTGTATGCTCATCATGCTGTTCTATGGGACGTTTGTGTTTGAGTTCGGAGGCATGTCAGGTGACACCCTAATGGTCCTGTCCAGAGGAGGGGGGGTGCAGAGCTTCTCCGAGTCGGACCATAAGGCAGAGGTGGCGGTAAGGCCCAACCACCACCAACCGGAGAATTTGGCTATGCTTTAA